One window of Diabrotica undecimpunctata isolate CICGRU chromosome 8, icDiaUnde3, whole genome shotgun sequence genomic DNA carries:
- the LOC140449081 gene encoding uncharacterized protein, giving the protein MARREVSASEFRRMTYEKQQKYLQQFIDDIDEEVDKNIENQESDEDYVSQSKPDGDEASDVEDVFTDINNKIEIDTDGDDSSDEDFDDFQESSSQSDVLVAKDKTIWQRKPFTASRTLKRNLLREKTGPVRSTKTLSIKDTLKCVFIDVITLTGKNIFSSKDYIWACVTRKYKNILNSESEVRFKYTKQSSFLQGNSMTGTDVSDLNLETASSTNMQRLQRIQSKVLCDICNAT; this is encoded by the exons atggcaagaagagaagtaagtgctagcgaatttagaag aatgacgtatgaaaagcaacagaagtacttgcaacaatttatagacgatatagatgaggaagtagacaaaaatatcgaaaaccaggaatcagatgaggactatgtttcgcaaagcaaaccggatggagatgaagcttctgacgtagaggacgtttttactgatatcaataataagattgaaatcgataccgacggcgacgatagtagtgatgaagattttgacgattttcaagaaagttcttcccaaagtgatgttctggttgcaaaagataaaacgatttggcaacgaaaaccgtttactgcaagtcgaacactgaaacgtaaccttttgcgtgaaaaaacgggcccagtacgttctactaaaactctttcgattaAAGATACATTAAAATGTGTTTTCATtgac GTAATCACCTTAACTGGTAAAAACATATTTAGTTCAAAAGATTACATCTGGGCATGCGttacaagaaaatataaaaatatactgaATTCTGAATCAGAAGTCAGGTTCAAGTATACAAAACAATCTTCTTTTCTACAAGGCAATAGTATGACAGGTACAGATGTATCGGATTTAAATCTGGAAACTGCCAGTAGTACAAATATGCAAAGACTACAAAGAATCCAATCCAAAGTCCTTTGCGATATCTGCAATGCGACATAG